One part of the Ignavibacteria bacterium genome encodes these proteins:
- the gyrA gene encoding DNA gyrase subunit A, producing MATIFEKIVPVALEEEMKSSYIDYAMSVIVSRALPDVRDGLKPVHRRVLYGMHELGVPFNKPYKKSARIVGEVLGKYHPHGDTAVYDTMVRMVQDFSLRYPLVDGQGNFGSVDGDSAAAMRYTEARLARIAEEMLRDLDKNTVDFAPNFDDSLQEPVVMPSYLPNLLVNGASGIAVGMATNIPPHNIVEVVDGLVALIKNPDITSEKLMKYVTAPDFPTGGIIFGYDGVKEAYTTGRGRVVVRAKANVETLKNDRENIVVTEIPYQVNKANLIEKIAELVREGKINDISNIRDESDRDGMRVVIELKRDAQPEVVLNQLFKHTQMQITFGVIMLALVKGIPKILTLKEMMSYFLEHRMEVLIRRTKFELDAAERRAHILEGYIIALDNIDEVIETIKKSRDVETAKNNLMRRFKLSEIQARAILDMRLQRLTGLERKKIEDEYREIIKLIEKLRGILASEEKRYQIIIQELQAIKERYGDERRTDIIRDYKEFSLEDIIAEEDVVVTISHNGFIKRFPVSGYRKQGRGGKGVTGAGTKEDDFVEHMFIASTHHYIMFFTDKGKCYWLKVHEIPEGGRASRGRSILNLIEKEKDENITAFVSVKEFSDDMYLVMATEQGTVKKTVLSAYSNVRKGGINAINLTDGDRLIEVKKTDGNNDLILGTRNGMAIRFSEKDVRDMGRTATGVRGVNLGKGDVVVGLIVISRASTVLVVTDKGYGKRSDLEDYRLTHRGGKGIITIKTSDKNGKMIAMREVNDNDELVIMTEQGMIIRQSVRDLRVMGRNTQGVRLIRLSEDDSIADIARVISEDDEAQETANGKESVEVEEALDI from the coding sequence ATGGCTACAATTTTTGAAAAAATAGTGCCGGTTGCATTGGAAGAGGAAATGAAATCCTCCTATATAGATTATGCTATGTCTGTTATAGTTTCAAGAGCATTGCCGGATGTAAGAGATGGCCTTAAACCTGTTCACCGCAGAGTTTTGTATGGAATGCATGAACTGGGAGTTCCGTTCAATAAGCCGTATAAAAAGTCAGCAAGAATCGTCGGTGAGGTTTTAGGAAAGTACCATCCGCACGGCGATACGGCAGTATATGATACGATGGTTAGAATGGTGCAGGATTTCTCACTTAGATACCCATTGGTTGACGGCCAGGGTAACTTCGGTTCCGTTGACGGCGACTCTGCTGCTGCTATGCGTTATACAGAGGCACGCCTGGCAAGAATAGCCGAGGAAATGCTGCGCGACCTGGATAAGAACACGGTTGATTTCGCACCTAACTTTGACGACTCTTTGCAGGAGCCGGTGGTTATGCCTTCATACCTTCCGAACCTTCTTGTCAACGGTGCAAGCGGTATTGCTGTTGGTATGGCAACAAACATTCCGCCTCACAACATTGTTGAAGTGGTTGACGGCCTGGTGGCACTCATTAAAAACCCCGACATTACTTCTGAAAAACTGATGAAGTATGTTACGGCGCCTGACTTTCCCACGGGCGGAATTATCTTCGGCTACGACGGCGTAAAGGAGGCTTATACAACGGGCCGCGGCCGTGTGGTTGTAAGGGCAAAGGCTAACGTTGAAACACTCAAAAACGACAGGGAAAACATCGTTGTAACTGAAATTCCCTACCAGGTAAACAAGGCTAACCTCATTGAAAAAATTGCTGAACTGGTCCGCGAAGGAAAAATAAACGACATATCGAACATACGCGATGAGTCGGACAGGGACGGAATGAGGGTTGTAATTGAACTTAAGCGCGACGCTCAGCCTGAGGTGGTCTTAAACCAGCTCTTTAAGCACACACAGATGCAGATCACTTTCGGCGTCATTATGCTGGCACTCGTTAAGGGTATACCGAAGATCCTGACGCTGAAGGAAATGATGTCGTACTTCCTCGAACACAGAATGGAAGTCCTGATCAGAAGGACAAAGTTCGAGCTCGACGCCGCAGAACGGCGCGCCCACATTCTTGAAGGCTATATAATTGCACTCGACAATATAGATGAAGTGATCGAGACAATTAAGAAGTCAAGGGACGTTGAGACCGCCAAGAACAACCTTATGAGGCGCTTCAAGCTCTCAGAAATACAGGCACGCGCAATCCTGGATATGAGGCTTCAGAGGCTGACAGGCCTGGAAAGAAAGAAAATTGAAGACGAGTACAGGGAAATAATAAAGTTAATTGAAAAATTAAGAGGCATTCTGGCAAGCGAAGAAAAAAGATATCAGATTATCATACAGGAACTCCAGGCTATCAAGGAAAGATACGGCGACGAAAGAAGAACAGATATCATCCGCGACTACAAGGAATTCTCACTTGAAGATATCATTGCCGAGGAAGACGTTGTTGTAACAATCTCGCATAACGGCTTCATCAAGCGCTTCCCGGTCAGCGGATACCGCAAGCAGGGACGCGGAGGCAAGGGAGTTACCGGTGCCGGTACGAAAGAAGATGACTTTGTTGAACACATGTTTATCGCTTCAACGCACCATTACATAATGTTCTTTACAGACAAGGGCAAGTGCTACTGGCTGAAGGTTCACGAGATTCCCGAAGGAGGACGCGCCTCCAGAGGCCGCTCGATACTTAACCTGATTGAAAAGGAAAAGGACGAAAACATTACGGCTTTCGTTTCTGTCAAGGAATTCAGTGACGACATGTACCTTGTTATGGCAACAGAACAGGGCACGGTTAAGAAGACTGTCCTTTCAGCCTACTCAAACGTCAGAAAAGGCGGCATTAACGCCATTAACCTTACTGACGGCGACCGCCTGATTGAGGTTAAGAAAACCGACGGCAATAACGACCTCATTCTTGGTACCCGCAACGGTATGGCAATCCGCTTCAGCGAGAAAGACGTCCGCGACATGGGACGTACAGCCACCGGCGTACGCGGAGTCAACCTTGGCAAGGGAGACGTTGTTGTTGGACTCATAGTCATAAGCCGCGCTTCAACGGTTCTTGTTGTAACCGACAAGGGCTATGGCAAACGCTCGGACCTTGAGGATTACAGACTCACTCACCGCGGCGGCAAGGGAATCATTACTATCAAGACAAGCGATAAAAACGGCAAGATGATAGCAATGAGGGAAGTTAACGACAACGATGAACTCGTAATCATGACCGAACAGGGAATGATCATTCGCCAGAGCGTCAGAGACCTGAGAGTCATGGGACGGAATACCCAGGGCGTAAGGCTCATAAGACTCAGCGAAGACGATTCAATTGCTGATATCGCACGCGTAATTTCCGAAGATGATGAGGCTCAGGAAACTGCAAACGGAAAAGAGTCCGTTGAAGTTGAAGAGGCTCTGGATATATAA
- a CDS encoding aminotransferase class I/II-fold pyridoxal phosphate-dependent enzyme, with amino-acid sequence MKNHDIRNFDTKCVHSGIGSYEFGPVTPPIYQTSTFRFDSAQHGASLFAGKEKGYIYTRMTNPTVEALEDCVAELEGGYKALGCASGMAAVHTVFMAMLKAGDHVVCSSIVYGPTSTLLITIMANFGVETTFVDTSDLAKVKEAMRPNTKMLYVETPANPTLSITDLEGAAKIAHANGAKLVVDNTFLSPALQRPMEFGADVVLHSMTKFLNGHADVVAGIVVVKDEEAYKVFKKVLNQIGGVIDPFNSFLVHRGIKTLSLRMQKHCENAQAVAEFLEKHPLVKWVAYPGLKSHPQYEIAQKQHHGGHGGVISFEVEGGYEAGEIMMNSVKLCQLAVSLGGIETLIQHPASMTHASMGKEGRKTAGITEGLVRLSVGIENAADIIECLENALAETTKTDTTVFEQI; translated from the coding sequence ATGAAAAATCACGACATCCGGAATTTCGACACAAAATGCGTTCATTCAGGAATCGGCAGTTATGAGTTCGGACCAGTAACTCCTCCAATTTACCAGACCTCAACATTCAGGTTTGATTCGGCCCAGCACGGAGCGTCTCTTTTCGCAGGAAAGGAAAAGGGATATATCTACACAAGGATGACCAACCCTACCGTGGAAGCTCTGGAAGACTGTGTGGCTGAACTTGAAGGCGGATACAAGGCACTTGGATGCGCAAGCGGAATGGCCGCAGTTCACACTGTTTTTATGGCAATGCTTAAAGCAGGCGACCACGTTGTATGTTCTTCAATTGTATACGGCCCCACTTCCACACTCCTCATCACTATAATGGCAAACTTCGGCGTGGAGACTACATTTGTAGACACTTCGGACCTCGCGAAAGTAAAAGAGGCAATGCGCCCAAATACAAAAATGCTGTACGTGGAAACCCCCGCAAACCCGACACTTTCTATTACCGACCTGGAAGGAGCAGCAAAGATTGCGCACGCTAACGGTGCAAAGCTTGTTGTGGATAATACATTTTTAAGCCCTGCTCTGCAGCGCCCTATGGAATTTGGTGCTGACGTTGTGCTGCACAGCATGACGAAATTCTTAAACGGGCACGCGGATGTCGTTGCGGGAATTGTTGTGGTTAAGGATGAGGAAGCTTATAAGGTATTTAAAAAAGTATTAAATCAGATAGGCGGCGTCATTGATCCCTTTAATTCATTCCTTGTGCACAGGGGAATCAAAACCCTTTCTCTCAGAATGCAGAAGCACTGCGAAAACGCACAGGCGGTAGCTGAATTTCTGGAAAAGCACCCACTCGTAAAATGGGTTGCCTATCCGGGACTTAAGAGCCATCCGCAGTATGAAATTGCTCAGAAACAGCACCATGGCGGACACGGCGGCGTTATCTCTTTTGAAGTTGAAGGAGGCTACGAGGCAGGTGAGATTATGATGAACTCGGTTAAACTCTGCCAGCTGGCTGTAAGTCTTGGCGGCATTGAAACCTTAATTCAGCATCCTGCAAGCATGACACACGCCTCAATGGGCAAGGAAGGAAGAAAAACCGCTGGAATTACAGAAGGCCTGGTAAGGCTTTCGGTAGGAATTGAAAACGCTGCCGATATAATTGAGTGCCTTGAAAACGCACTTGCAGAAACCACAAAAACAGATACAACGGTTTTTGAACAGATCTGA
- a CDS encoding M1 family metallopeptidase, whose protein sequence is MKSPSLPAARIMLPLLITLLLLSTDLFSQAKDLYVPLNIKNAVEKQTRTLSGMPGKNYWQNRSDYKIQASLDPKTRLLTGKEEITYFNDSPDTLKEIVIRLYHDIFRYEAARDFPVGKRFLSDGMNIENLTVAGSEINIKDNKTVNRSGTNMTVKVPEKILPKSNIKLEVSWSFTMPNGSFRMGTYGDSTFMVAYWYPQMAVYDDIDGWDRTDYTGTVEFYNDFSNYDVELTEPEGIGLWATGELQNAKDIFSDKILDRINLAKTSDNVVNIVTKEDLSKKDIYQDNDSRTWHFKASRVPDFAFAMSSHYLWDGVSIEVDKGSHRRTFISAAYNEASKDFYEVASIARKTVESLSFDLPGVAYPYPCLTVFNGEGGMEFPMMVNDGSMENRSETVHVTSHEITHTYFPFYMGTNERKYAWMDEGWATMIPFDLQASLAPGYDPRSENARDYASFAGGEQDMPIMTLSYMMKWGSYRIASYRKPGVAYDMLRALLGKKTFDNALREYISRWNGKHPGPYDFFNTFNDYLKTDLNWFWNRWFFEKGYPDLAIKEVKVEDNKLKLLITNEGTIPVPIVLNITWEDGRKVIIPRDAEVWKDSSSTWIECGTSGKIKSVELGDPSVPDINKKNNFFEFNNQSSL, encoded by the coding sequence ATGAAGAGCCCGTCTTTACCTGCTGCACGCATCATGCTTCCATTATTAATTACTCTTTTATTATTAAGTACAGATTTATTTTCACAGGCTAAGGATTTATATGTCCCTCTTAACATTAAAAATGCCGTAGAAAAGCAAACGCGCACGCTAAGCGGAATGCCGGGGAAAAACTACTGGCAGAACCGTTCGGACTATAAGATCCAGGCCTCGCTGGACCCCAAAACAAGACTCCTTACGGGAAAAGAAGAAATTACTTACTTCAACGACAGCCCCGACACGCTTAAGGAAATTGTAATAAGGCTTTACCATGATATATTCAGGTATGAGGCCGCAAGGGATTTTCCAGTGGGCAAAAGATTCCTCTCGGACGGGATGAATATTGAAAATTTAACCGTTGCCGGAAGTGAAATAAATATTAAGGACAATAAAACAGTAAACCGCTCGGGTACAAACATGACCGTTAAGGTGCCTGAAAAGATCCTCCCTAAAAGCAACATTAAACTTGAAGTAAGCTGGAGCTTTACAATGCCCAACGGCTCATTCAGAATGGGCACTTACGGAGATTCAACGTTCATGGTTGCATACTGGTACCCACAGATGGCGGTATATGACGACATAGACGGATGGGACAGGACAGATTACACGGGAACGGTGGAATTTTATAACGATTTTTCAAACTATGACGTTGAACTGACCGAGCCTGAGGGAATCGGCCTCTGGGCTACGGGTGAACTTCAGAACGCCAAAGATATATTTTCAGACAAGATTCTTGACCGCATAAATCTTGCAAAAACTTCGGACAATGTAGTTAACATTGTTACAAAAGAAGACCTTTCAAAAAAAGACATTTACCAGGATAATGACAGCCGCACCTGGCACTTTAAGGCCAGTCGCGTGCCCGACTTTGCCTTTGCAATGAGCAGCCATTATCTCTGGGACGGCGTGAGCATTGAGGTGGATAAAGGCTCTCACCGCAGGACTTTTATAAGTGCAGCATACAATGAGGCTTCAAAGGATTTCTATGAGGTAGCTTCAATTGCAAGAAAAACGGTTGAAAGCCTTTCGTTCGACCTTCCGGGTGTAGCGTATCCGTACCCGTGCCTTACAGTTTTTAACGGTGAAGGAGGCATGGAGTTTCCCATGATGGTTAACGACGGCTCTATGGAAAACCGCTCTGAAACCGTGCACGTTACCTCCCACGAAATTACGCACACATACTTCCCGTTTTATATGGGTACAAACGAGCGCAAGTACGCGTGGATGGATGAAGGCTGGGCAACCATGATACCTTTCGACCTGCAGGCTTCCCTTGCTCCGGGATATGACCCGAGATCGGAAAATGCCCGTGACTATGCCTCTTTTGCCGGAGGCGAGCAGGACATGCCCATTATGACGCTTTCTTATATGATGAAATGGGGCTCGTACAGAATTGCTTCATACAGAAAGCCTGGAGTGGCCTACGACATGCTGAGGGCTTTACTGGGAAAGAAAACCTTCGATAATGCGCTCAGAGAATACATAAGCCGCTGGAACGGAAAACACCCCGGCCCATATGATTTCTTCAACACGTTCAATGATTATCTTAAAACTGACTTAAACTGGTTCTGGAACAGATGGTTTTTTGAAAAAGGTTACCCCGACCTGGCAATAAAAGAAGTAAAAGTTGAAGATAATAAATTAAAATTGCTAATTACAAATGAAGGTACAATACCTGTTCCAATTGTTCTTAACATAACGTGGGAAGACGGCAGGAAGGTAATTATTCCGCGGGACGCTGAAGTATGGAAAGATTCCAGCTCCACGTGGATCGAATGCGGAACAAGCGGAAAAATAAAATCAGTAGAGCTGGGTGATCCATCGGTTCCGGATATTAACAAAAAGAATAACTTTTTTGAATTTAATAATCAAAGTTCCTTATAA